The DNA segment GATGTCGCCAGTGCCGCCGATATAATGTTTCTTCTTTTGTTCCTTCAGGTCAATATTGCCATGATTCGTCTGCGCAGGAAACGCCCCGATTTGGATCGGGGTTTTATCGCGCCCCTGTTCCCGTGGCTGACTATCGCCGGAATATTGCTTCTGCTCTTTCTGGCGATCTATATGTTCAATTACAGTGTCACGGCGTGGATTGTTACCGGTATCTGGGTTGTCCTCGGGCTCAGCACCTATCGATTCTACGCCGCCCATCGAGAAGTCGAGCACGCCCGAAAAATCAGCGCCTTGACTCGTCTGGAACAGAAGCAATTCCGGATACTGGCCTGCATTTCCAGCCCCAAGACGGCCGCGGCTCTTTCGCATATCGCGATCGCCCTGGCGAAAAAACATAATTCCGAAATAAAATTTCTTCATGTAATAGAGGCCCATGAAGGGCAAAAACTCTATGCCGGAGCGCTGGAAGCCGAACGGGCGATCCCGATTCTTAACGAAGCCGCCGCCCTGGCCGAAACCGAAAGCGTCCCCGCCGATACTATCATACAGGTTTCTCACCGGATATCGTACGGCATTGTCGAGGCCGCCGATGAGGAGCGGTGCAATTTATTGGTATTGGGACGCCAGAAGCAACCGAGCTTTGTCGATCGGGTTTTTTCATCTCTGGTTGATACCGTGGTTAATAAATCGGCCGCTGAAGTGGCGGTTCTGCACGGTTCTTTCGAAAAAGAAAAGGTCAAGAAGATCATCCTACCCTTGGGCGCCAATGTCCATACTCGTCTCGCGGTCGAAATGGCCCCCGCACTCGTGCAATACTTCAATGCCGGGCTCTTTCTGGTTCAGGTTGCCGATAAAGCCTCGGATATATCCCAAGTCGAGCGGGTGGGCGAGGAAGCGGCGCAGGAACTGGTCAAGAACGGAGTTACGCCAAGCTTTATTTCCGTGAAAGGGACATCCATCATCAATGGAGTCATCTATGCCTCCCGCGATGCCGACCTCCTGCTCATGGGTGGTCGCTCCGGAGACCTGTTCGAACTTCTCCTGGCGCGATCGCTTTCGGAAGAAATTACCCTTCGCGTCAGTTGCCCGGTCCTGTGGGCCCGTGAATATGTCGAAAGAAAATCTTTCTGGGGCTCCCTCCTGAGCCGCCAAAGTATGGAGGTGACAAGCCATGAATGAATTCTCGCTTAAAAATCAGCTTCTGGGAATGTTCCAAAACGTCGTGGCATTTTTGCCAAACCTGCTCGCCGGAATTGTCCTGATCCTGATCGGCTGGCTGCTGGCCTGGTTGGCCAAGAGGATCGCAGTGAGGATCGCCATCGTGCTCCGGCTGGAGCGCTATTTGACCAGTTTTCGCTGGGGTGATGATTTCGCTCGGGCCGATGTCCGTTACGGTTTATATAATTTTCTTGGCGGAATAGTCGCGGCTGTCATTTTCCTGATATTCCTTGAAAACGCTTTCGAGGCCTGGAATTTAAAACTTCTCTCCCGGATGATTGAGAAGGGGATAGCGATCTTCCCGCGCCTCTTTTCGGCCGCCATTGCTATCGGAGCCGGCTGGCTGATCTCCCTCTGGTCGGCCAAATCGATCCAGCGGACCCTTCTCCGGGAGCATGTTCCCGGAGCGACCCTGATGGCTCGATTGGTTAAAATGGTGCTGGTCGTTTTTTTCTCGGCAATTGCTCTCTACGAACTTGAGATCGGGCGTCAGATTGTCCTGATCGGATTCGGCGCCTTTGCCGTCACTATAGGAGCGTTCATAATAATCATCGCCGTAATCGGCGGTCGGGATGCCCTCAAAGAGATTATCGATTCGGTCCGCAAGTCGGGTAACGCGCCGGAATGAAACCGGAAAATATTTAATTCAATTAATAATGACATTGTGGGACGGGTCAGCCGATTTGATTTCCAAAAATTCGCTTCTAAAGATACCCGTCTTTTTGCGCACTCGTACGGTAATTTAGCCGATCTTCAAGTGCTCCCGAACACCGGGGATGACTGATATAATCCCGTGGTAACTGATATTTGGGGGAAATATATATTCCGCTTTCCAAAAATAGAGGAAAAAAGGTTCGATCCAATGAACAATATGGGACTTGAAATGGGGCGGGTTTATCGTATATTAATTCACGCAGAAGGAAGCTTATAAATTGTCTCAATCGTTAGGGAAAACGATTTTCCAAATCGTCTTTTCTCTGTTTCTCGTCATGTCGCCGCTCGTCACGCACGGGCAGGGGTCTCATTTGCCCGACGGAACATTAGGGAAGCCGAATGGATTGATTTATGCCCAATATGCTTCCATGACCACCGGTGGAACGGTCATGGTTACCGATCAGAAAAGCGCCGGTATCGAAATAACTCTTCCGGCATTTCGGGAATTGACATTTTCCGCGGCTTATTTTGCCCGCAAAGGGGACTCGGTATATCATAACTACTTCGCCGAAATGAAAATCTATCTGGCCGGTCCCATTCGGGAGCCGGGGAAATGTAATCCCGACGGGAAGATATTCACGCCGGTTTTTTCATTCGGCTATGGCGGCGAATTTCCCGATCAGAATCCGCCGGCGAATAAGTACCGTGCCGGGATTCAGGCACTGGTTCCGCTATCGCCCCATTTCAGTCTAGGGGCGGGAGGGAATTACTATCAGGACAAAATTACCCGTCATGCCGATAAGGTGTACGGTGTCCTCAATATTTTCCCCCGGGCCTATTCGGCAAGCGACCTTTATCTAAATCCTGACGGCATCGAAGGGGTCCCGTCGCTGAGTCTTTCCGGTGGCGGATCGGAAAAAGGTTTTTTTGGTCAACTTGACGTCTTGATCCCTCTGAATGCCGGGACGACTTTGACCTTCTATACCCGCGGGGAGCGGTATCCCAAACCGTATCTGCGCACGGCCATTCTTGGCTGCCGCGTAAGTATTTATCCTTCAAGCAATTAGGCGATTCGTCGTTTATCCGGCGCACATTTTCTGAACTTGTATCGGCCCGGTCTATATTCATCTCCAAAATTCGG comes from the Candidatus Zixiibacteriota bacterium genome and includes:
- a CDS encoding hypothetical protein (Evidence 5 : Unknown function) — protein: MSQSLGKTIFQIVFSLFLVMSPLVTHGQGSHLPDGTLGKPNGLIYAQYASMTTGGTVMVTDQKSAGIEITLPAFRELTFSAAYFARKGDSVYHNYFAEMKIYLAGPIREPGKCNPDGKIFTPVFSFGYGGEFPDQNPPANKYRAGIQALVPLSPHFSLGAGGNYYQDKITRHADKVYGVLNIFPRAYSASDLYLNPDGIEGVPSLSLSGGGSEKGFFGQLDVLIPLNAGTTLTFYTRGERYPKPYLRTAILGCRVSIYPSSN
- a CDS encoding conserved membrane hypothetical protein (Evidence 4 : Unknown function but conserved in other organisms) encodes the protein MNEFSLKNQLLGMFQNVVAFLPNLLAGIVLILIGWLLAWLAKRIAVRIAIVLRLERYLTSFRWGDDFARADVRYGLYNFLGGIVAAVIFLIFLENAFEAWNLKLLSRMIEKGIAIFPRLFSAAIAIGAGWLISLWSAKSIQRTLLREHVPGATLMARLVKMVLVVFFSAIALYELEIGRQIVLIGFGAFAVTIGAFIIIIAVIGGRDALKEIIDSVRKSGNAPE
- a CDS encoding Cationic amino acid transporter, giving the protein MTLMDTTLIGVGAMIGAGIFVLTGIAAGVAGPALILAFALNGIIAVFTAMSYAELGSCYHDAGGGYLWVKEGLPRWNGFLSGWMSWFAHAVACSLYALGFGAYFDLVLHEFGWSLPHWGVLSPQKLLAAAVALLFAYINYRGASETGKIGNLVTIAKLVILAVFIAFGLSIVYNRGDFSSSLTPFMPHGWDGVFKAMGLTFIAFQGYEVIAQCSEEVRNPRRNIPLATFLALLIVVPIYILVAIAALGTVQVQGMTPWDYLAANKETALVLVAKGFFVGGGVMLLVGGLISTMSALNATVYSSSRVAFAMGRDRNFPTFFSSVSKKKYTPHWAILISIVIVVLMAVSLPIEDVASAADIMFLLLFLQVNIAMIRLRRKRPDLDRGFIAPLFPWLTIAGILLLLFLAIYMFNYSVTAWIVTGIWVVLGLSTYRFYAAHREVEHARKISALTRLEQKQFRILACISSPKTAAALSHIAIALAKKHNSEIKFLHVIEAHEGQKLYAGALEAERAIPILNEAAALAETESVPADTIIQVSHRISYGIVEAADEERCNLLVLGRQKQPSFVDRVFSSLVDTVVNKSAAEVAVLHGSFEKEKVKKIILPLGANVHTRLAVEMAPALVQYFNAGLFLVQVADKASDISQVERVGEEAAQELVKNGVTPSFISVKGTSIINGVIYASRDADLLLMGGRSGDLFELLLARSLSEEITLRVSCPVLWAREYVERKSFWGSLLSRQSMEVTSHE